ccattggagggtgaaccaacggcaaaggaagacctttctctctgtctctctctctctcactgtccactctgcctgtcaaaaaaaaaaaaaaaagaaaaaaaagagcaaaaggcCACATAATGGTTAACTCCACAAATCCAATGTCCAGAACAGGCCGAGACACAGTAACCAAAGGCGAGCACGGCTGGAACTTGAGAGTCCGGGGAGTGAAGAGTCAGTGCTCACAGGTACAGGACTTCTGGGGATGATGGACATGTCCTGAGATGCACAACTCTGAATCTGCTTTAAAAAGTACTGACTCACAGGGCAGGCTCCTGGGCCAGCAGGTAAGCCGCTGGGTAAGACGCCACACCTCGTACTGGAATGCTTGGGTTTAGTATCAACTCGAGTTTCCTGCCCACGCAGACCCCGGCAGGCAGCAAgtgactgggttcttgccacccacatggaaaatgtGGGCTGAATCCCTGGCTCCAGAATGCAGTCCCAGCTACAAGTTAGTGGGGgcccatggggagtgaaccagcagaggagaaCTCTGTCTcccaaaaaataaactttaaaaataaacatcaaattaTACACTTTTAAAATGGGTCGATCCTACTAGAATGCACGCTGTATCTCGATAAAGCTGCTGAACTGAAGAGAACGGGTGCCGCGTGGCCCAGGGGCCTCACCTCTCATGCTGACGCACACGATGGCCAGCACGGTGCAGATGATGACCGCCAGCAGCACCATGAGCACGATCAGGTAACTGCTAAGCAGGACGCCCCCGGCACAGTCCAGCTTCCCTCTGTGCATGACGTACAGCGTCAGAATGCCGATCCACCTGTGGGGAGACAGGCAGAGCCCGTGAGCCACGGAACCCAGCCAGCTGCTTGCCACAACACGATACAGACACGCAAGGCCGGCACACCTTCAAAACCAGGTGAGGTTCATTTGGATATATCACGTTCATCAATCAAAGTCAACTCAAGgcacgacttttttttttttttttaactatgttttatacttctgctACTTCTGCCATTGTTCTGCTCCCGCACCTGCTACAACTCACAGGCGGCATGAAAGCCGTAAGGAATCAAACATAACCAGCTGCACCGTGGGGCAGACGATGCCAGCTAAGACCTCGTGGCCCACACCACAGAACCCAGGTTCAATCCCGGCTTCTCCCaccaacacagaccctgggagaaaaCAAGGGATGGGTCACGAAAGCAGGTTCCCACCACTCGGGTGCGAGACCGGAGTGCTTCACcctcagcccagttctggctattttaGGCACtaggggtgtgaatcagcaggtgagGGCCCAGTCCATCTCAAATTAAAAGGTGGGGGGGAGACAGTCCCATCATGACTCAGATATACAGAACAGGTGAACAACAgagatacttcaaaaggttcgtgaacaaatgaaattaaatggtaagtttattttggtgcaaaaacagtgaaatccaggCATACTTTTTTCCAGAATACACctttttctgtgacctttttaAAGAACACCCACCCCATGCAGGGAGTTCaacattttctgcaccaaaataaccgccccccccccccaagtctgaAGTCCTCGGCCATACTTGCTAAATTCTTAGCCAGAGACTTTCACTGGCCGGGATTAACAAGAAACTGACACCCACTCGTTGTGGTCTGCAGCTGTGTAATTCAAACCCGAGAGCACCTGGGAGCAAGTGTCTCAAGATGTCCCGCGGGACACTGGTTAAGATCTCCAGGGCACCGGTGCAGGGCAGGCGACAGGGATCTCACCCAGGGCcccagttcgagccccggctgctcctcttccgatccagctctctgttgtggtctgggatagcagtagaagatggcccaagtccttgggcccctgcacccatgtgggagacccagaagaagctcctggctcctggcttcggatcggctcagctccagccgttgcggccatctggggagtgaaccagcggatggaagacctctctctctctctgcctctccttctctgtgtaactcaaataaataaatattaaaaaaaaaaagaagaagaagaagaagaggtgaAAGGGCTCGAGCCCACAGCCCTGCAGAAGCGGAAGTGGCCTAGATAACTCCGGTGTGGTGCAACCCCGGGGCCCCGGACCCAGAGCAAGAATGGGGAAGCGACCTCAGAagtgcacagccctggccaccgcGCAGCTCCCGGGACGCGGCTCCCAGCACTTCTTGTtttttatacacattttaaaattttattttttcctccctctccggGAGCACAGCTTCCGCCCCGGTGCCGCTCACGAAGTGCGACCACGAGCAGCCCCAGAAGGGCTCCGCGAACGCCCGGCCGGCACACAGGGCGCCCTCCCCGCGAGGAGCGGCTGCCCCCGGCTCGAGGCCAAggtccgcggcgccggcccgccgTGACCGCTCGCACGACTCCAGCCCCGCCTCGCCCCGCACGCGTCCGGCCGCCGCGCTCACCACAGCGCTCGCAGCAACAGCTCGAAGAACCCTGGGAACACCAGGTCGTCGCTGGCGATGGCCCAGCGCCGACCGAACAGCACCATCCCGGGCATGGCTCGGGTCCGAACGCCCGGCCTCGGGCCGGCCCCTCGCGCCGCTCCCCGGACTCGGCCGGCAAACTGACCCGCGACCCCgcgcaggcgcaggcgcaggcgcacgCGAGGGCGGGGCTCGGCGCATGCTCGTTGCGGAGGCCGAGACCGACGCATGCGCACTGAGCCCcttggcggcggcggcgctgTCTGCGCTTGCGCATAGCCGCGGGGTCAGACGCCTGAGGCTGGCTTTATCGCGGGTGTGCGGCTGTGATACTTCCAGTTCATAGATAAGGACTGGCAGGCCATTATTGACAGGGAGATTGTCGCCTCCGAGGCCCAGGGCTGTTCGCGGCGGGTCTGGGTCTCACGTTCGGTCGCTCCCGGGGTTCAGTGTCTGGTGGGGCAGGGTCACGCCACGTCTGGGCACCTGCACTGCCCCTGGCCCCGGCTCTTCCTGCGCTGCCTCACTCCCTGCCtgcagctcgctcgctctctcttcatTCGGACCTCAGCTccggggtccctgcccccaggggTCCTCCCGGACCCCCAGTTCCTCCGAGCCTGTAACCTCCCACCCCCGGGGCCCAGGCGCCGTGTGCATCCTCTCGGCTTGCTGTGCACGTCGCAGCTCGGGTTCTAGGCACCTCTTAAACACGGACGATGGGTAACTTTCGGAAACAAACGTGGAGAGTTAGGTGGAGAGACTTGGGGGGGCCTGGGGGTTGGAGGGCAGTTGCCCAGGGTGAGCAGGGGGAAGCCAGAGGGCAGCCCCACGGGATGGATTTAAGGGCTGCAGGTCTGCGGGCGAGTGCGTGTGCAGCCCAGGGCTTGATGAGGATTCTGGAGATGagacactccccccacccccgcgccgcctcacccccccccccggcggTGCCCCCACACCCAAGTCCCAAAGTCGGCGCCCCTCCCGCAGCTGTCTGTCCTCGTTTTGGGGTTCATCCTGATCCTTTGGAGTGTTCTCCAATGTCCATCACCAAACGGAGAGCATTAGCTGGGCTTCTGCAGTGTTTGCAAAGCTCGGGCTGGCTGCTGGCAAGCAAGCCAGATGGTGAGGTCAGGCTCTCACGCACTCTCCGGCTGGGGAGGAGACTCGGGCTGGTGCCTGAAACATGGGGACAGTTTGGAAAGTCAGACATTGGGCAAGGTACTTGATCTAGGCTAAGCCtggttcctcatctgtaaagtggggattgAATTAAGAGATGGAACAGGCTAGGCAGACTGGGCACAGAGAGCTCACGCAGCTCCTAACCAGTGGCTACTAGCTGCACCTGTTACACTGCCAACGGATTCAGCTGGTAAGGAGACAGGAGCCCAGATGGAGAGGTTATTGCTTATTCTCACAGCAAAAGCAAGACCACTAGTTGTGTCATTTACGTGTGACATAGAGCTGACTTGCACTGGCTGATGAGAGCTAGTAcgttttcagaaaatttttttaaagaattatttatttgaaaggcagagttagagaggcagagtatCCCatttggctggttcattccctaaatgaccacaatggccagagctgggctgacctgaagccaggagccaggggcttcttctggttctgccacacaagtgcaggggcccaaggacttgggccatctactgcttccccaggccatagcagagctggatcagaagtggagcagcagggactagaaccggtgccacagcacagggccccagttctgcctgtaaaaacagcCACAATTTTAAGGCatatgggggtgggcatttggtccagTGGTAAAgcactgggcacctgccacccagcttcctgataacgcaccCCTGGCTGGCATCAGGTGacagctcaactacttgggtctctgctacccatgtgagagacctagattgaattctaggctcccagctttggcccggcccagcctggatgctgtgggtatctggggagtgagccagtgcatagatctctctcaaataaagtgaaaactgCTTAAGTGACACTAACAACATGCAATGTGCAGACCTTGTGTGGATGTGATTCAAAGGGACAAACCATAAAGACATTTTTCTGACACAACCAGGAAAACTTGAACAGGGCTAAATGTTAGCTTGTATCTAATTTTGTTGGTGCATCACCAGTTAAAAATACATGTTGTAGCCtttatggatgaaaaatttaGGATGTTCTCCAAAAGTGGAGGTCATCTCACTGTTGTGAGAtgtgttatttgaaagtcagggttacacagagaggagaggcagagggagagaggtcttccatccgatgattcactccccaattggccgcaacggctggagctgtgctgattcgaaaccaggagccaggagcttcttccgggtctcccacgtgggtgcagaggcccaaggacttgggccatcttctgctgctttcccaggccatagcagagctggattggaagtacagcagccgggactcgaactggcgcccaattgggatgctggcgcttcaggccagggcattaacctgctgtgccgcagcgccggccccactgttGTACTTTTGTGCATGGGTCCCTGACATTCACATGGGAagcctagatggagtttcaggttcctggtttggcctgggccagacctggctgttgtaaccatttaggaaatgaaccaggggatagaagacctgtctgtcaTCCTCCTTttctcatcctgcctttcaaacagatttttgggttttttaaagGAGTTTGTGGAACATAGACTtaaaggctgaaggcaggagcccgacTACCTGGCCATCACGGCCGCCTCCCACAATCCATGtcagcagaagctggagtcaggagccagagcaggggatCAAGTCCAGGTCTGCGTACGGGGCAGATGTTCTAATGGGCATCTTAATGGCTGGGCCAAATAGCTTATCCAACCCCTCCCtggtacctttttttaaaaaaacttacttgAAACACAGCCAAAACCTTCCAgcttttgaggaaaaaaagattCTCGACAGCGCTGTTTGCTCGTTTTCAGGtaaatttcaatatttaaaaattacaaagtatTCTTCTAAGAAAGACAGTCTTGGCATTTAGTATCTAATTAATTTAGTAGCTGAGTTGAGTGGAGTGGAGTAAGTGCCTGGGGTGAGACTAGAACAGATAGCTATAGATATCCTAATAAAGCTTCCTGTCGCTGTTTGAAAGGATTGGTCTTGTCATGCTGCAACTTGCTTTAAAATTGCAGGGATGTTAAAAGAGGGAACTGTCCCAAAATTGGAGAACAGGGGGTGGGACACTGTGGTTCCTTGGAAATTCCACATCCAGCCACTAGAGGGCAGAGGCTCACAGGAAGAAGCCCCGTGCAACTGCTCTTCCTGGGATAGGGGAGTTGGGGAAGGCATGGAGGAGCCCCTGTGTGGACATCTGCGGCCTGCCTGTCCTAACGAGGGTTCTGAACCTGCGGCCCGAACTGACCAAGGCCATCAGCTGGGCCAGTTCCCAGCCCCTGTTCGGGCAGCTGTCCCAGGCTCTCCAACTGCACAGCATCCTGCGGCAGGTGCTTCTCCAGATCACATGGGGGAACGAGTTTCCTGAAATCCAAGGACAAGGGTGCCACACGCAGGGAAGTCGGGCACTCGCACTCGGCACTCGTCTGGGCCCAGTGCCGGCGCTTTTCTTTTGTGGGGTTCTTGTAAGTCACTGATGTCTATCTGAACCACTTCTCTACCTACTGCTGACTAGAGTAAGGCACGACCCGACAGGAGCCACCTGGGGCGCAGGCTGGTGAACTTGGCTTTATTGCCCCTCATGCTTagaatttaacttaaaaaatgaacacaaaataggccggcgccatggcttaacaggctaatcctctgccttaaggcgctggcacaccgggttctagtcccggtcgaggcgccggattctatcccggttgctcctcttccagtccagctctctgctatggcccgggaaggcagtggaggatggcccaagtccttgggccctgcacccgcatgggagaccaggagaagcacctggctcctggcttcagatcagcgcgatgcgccggccgcagcggccattggagggtgaaccaacagcaaaaaggaagacctttctctgtctctctctctctctatccactctgcctgtcaaaaaaacacaaaaaaacaaaaacaaaacaacaaaaaaagaacacacacacacacacacacacaaaacaccttGATAAAATATTAACTACCTGATAATCTTTATTCAGGAGGTGAAAATAACTATGAGATGGTGCTTCTAAGGCTATCAAAGCCAGCAAAGCCTGTGTGTTCAGGGCAGGAGGCTGCCCAACCCCGCACTCCAGCCCCCGGCCCTGCTGCCCGAGATGCATCCTAGGAGGCCAGGGAGTGGTGGGGACATGGCACCTGCTTCCTTCTTCCTTGGGCGGAGTGACTAACAGGGCTGTGCTACACCGGGGTTCCAGATGCTTGTCCTGTGCACTCTGCTCTCCAGCCAGTGACCCTCCCCTCCACTCAGCCCAGCCTGGTGGGCAGTCAGCTGGACTCACTGAGCTTCCTCCACACATTAACAATCACCTGAGGAGGAGGAATAGACCGCAGAAACTAGAGACTAGGAGGCTGGACATAAAGATACTGACACACAGCAGCAAAAACAAGATCTGACCATGCAGTCACACTGCTGACACTGGAAGATGTTAAGACCCACGCTGGATAAAAACAGAAccacccagctccctccctccacaaGACATTCTAATGCAGAAGGCAAAAACACTACATCTTTCTTGTAGCAGACACTATTAGTATTCAGTACTTTTTTATGGTGCATCACataaaaacaaagacatttttGCACAAATCCAAAAAAGTAGCAGATCAATATAATGACAAAATCGGGAGGAAAATTCTACTATCCTCATAGAAAGTTTATGGATAGTATTAAGTGGATTTTAAGTGTTTGCAACCCTGTAGAGCTTTTGCTGCCaactgacaagaaaaaaaaatcatcccaaCACAGGACATCCCAAAAGCCCAATTCATAAAAAGACAATTTATTCtgtttaataaaatgtttattcaggATGGTAACACAAGATAATTCATGCAAGagctcactttaaaaaaaagaatatatagaatGGTAATTGATGctgccaattaaaaaaaattatttttccacccAAAAGTGACATGAGAAACTACTTGAATCTGAGCATGGACATGGCTGTAGTACTCTTCTGGAACTGTAAATTAAAATGACAGGTAACTACTTGTGTCCCATTCCTCAAAACAAGTAGAGTCCAATACCCAAAATAATCCTCCCATCCCACACTCGGACCCCCTGCTGCCCACGGAGTGACTCAGCACCGTGGGAGTCTCCCGCTGACTCtgcaggggaggagggcaggcaccTTTGGTGACGATTAACTGACACTCTATCTACACTCAGAACCTTAACATCTTTATAATGAAAACCATAGGACCTGCAAGTCATCCTTACCAACCTTAAATGTAGTGTTGCGATGTCCAAGGAATGATCTCTGTGTTAGGTGGGAAGAAATTTGAACCAATTTGCCAAACCGAACACAGTGCCTCagatttcaaacaaatacaacTCATCttttggcaaaaaataaatatagtggAATGCAAATTTGATAGATGGACGAATATATAATCTACCGACTGTCAGGAGAACAATTTCATTGCAGACACAAAGAATCAACAAtttcaaagaatttaaaaaaacaaaagtttgcACTTATTCCTCACAAAATCTTCACTTTTGGAACTACCCCAATTGAAGCTACACACTGAATTTATTAATACAGCATTAAGTTTCTTTGTGTAAAAAAATCTTTGTACAtagtaataaaaaaagataaggcAAGATGCATTAAACAGAAACCTTCTGGTTCTCTGGCTCTGTGTCCTCACAGAGCCCTGATGGCGATCTGCAACAAAAGAGTGGAGTTTCTGATTTTCCGTATCAAGCATCTTATGCCTCTCTGCGGTCCGAATTCTGTCCGAGCACCCTGAAGGACAGACGCTGGCGATGGTCTTTGGCACTTACGCTGGCAAGCTGAGCTTCTTTCCCTTGAGGACTAGCGtgtagagaggaagagaaggccaAGCGTTACTGATCCTGACAGGCTCACAGGGTCCCCTTCCTCCCACGCCTACAAGTGCCACACACAAGATTCCACACAGCGAGGCACATGGAAGCAAGAGAGTCACATGTAAAACCTTGAAATGTGATTGCAAATGCCACAATAGTCATAAATTTGTGTTATTGTGACTCACCCTAGCCAACATACATAAAATGTAACACAGAGCTGTGTGAACTTTGGGGTATAAAGAGGTAagaagggccagtgctgaggcacagcagggttaagctgcagcccgcagcgccggcatcccataggggtccagttgagtcctggctgctccacttctgatccagctccctgccaatgtgccagggaaaagcagcagaagatggcccaagcacttgggtccctgccacccacatgggagacctggatgaagctcctggctcctggggtgggtgtttggtccggaggttaaaatgccacttgggatgtccccatcctatattgaagtgcctgggttcgagtcctagccctgcttccaattccagcttcctggtaatgtacacagggacaggcagaagtttttggctcaagtacttggaagacctcgctgtctctccctctgtctgtaaccctacctttcaaacaaatcaatcaatctttaaaacaaaacaaaacaaaacaaaaccagaatgtTGGCTAAAgcactggattttttaaaaattaatttatctatttgaaaggcaaagaaaaagagacagaaatcttctatcttcactcctcaaatggctgcaacagccaggcctgggccaggtcaaaatcaggagccaggaacccaatctgggcttcccatgtgggtagcaggatccaagtagttgagccaatacctgctgcctgccaccgtgcacattagcaggaagctggaattggaagcagggctagcactggagccaggtgcttcagtACAGGATGAGGACGTGCCAAGTGGCATCTCTGGGCCCAacacccagcccagcactggctttaGTAGCAGCCAATCAACACACAGTCACAGACAGGACTGGGCAGTACTGCAGTGCATACGAATAATCAAAGTCTGATGTAGAGTTCTATGTATTCACATGAAAAGACGTtgagtgaggggccagtgctatggcatagcacgtaaagccactccctcagggccagcatttcataagggtgctggtttgagtcccagctgctccatttccaatccagctccctgttaaaatgactaggaaagcagcagaagatggcccacgtccttgggcacctgcacccatgtgggagacccagaagaagctcctggctcctggcttcggatcagctcagctccagccattgaggtcatttagggagtgaaccagtggatggaagacctctctctctgcctctctataactctgtctttcaaataaataaataaatctttataaaaaaaatgtgaGGCGGCATGCTTAGTTTTCCTTGTATACCTGTGCATATATATGGAGTTATCTGGAATTATATTTACTGAAACAAGAACAATTATTTCTGAGCAGTGGGATTTCAGATTGTCTTTGAAATTATCAGTCCTGTTTgaattttttataatgaaaattgccattttaggaaaataaaaagttacagaaaacgggtgtgtgtgtgtgtgtgtgtgtccttacaTCGAAAAGGACTGAAAACCCTGACCCAGAATTGTACTTCtcaataatgaaaatgtttttctgaAGCAGCCATGCCCCATGAGACAGTGCCCGATGAGGACCTGACTGTAGGAGCCACACGGGCAGACCCACGCACCTTTTGTAATGTACAAGTAGAAGAAGTCGCAGTACAGAATGGTCTGGACTACGCCAGCTACCACGGCAATGAGGTCAAAGAAGCCCTCAAAGTAGAAGCGCCAGATCCAGTTGACGAGATACAGAGCGCGGTAGAGGCCCAGGAAGAACAGGTAGTGGGTGGTGATGGTCTCCGCTTCCCCCGTCTTGCTGATCATGAAGAGCTGGGGCAGGATGGCCACTGACTCCAGGTAGATGGAGAAGGTCCACAGAATCTGCAAGAGAGAAGCAGGGGCCAAGGCCGGCATGAGTTCACGGGAAACCCTCCTGCTCCACCACGGAGGGGCTTAAGAGGAGCGGCATGTGGGCGTCTCAGCCCCGGGCAGGGCAGCCTGGCAGCCACACACTTCACAGACACCCGAGCAACATGTAAGAGGCAGGGCCCCACCGGCGACACGCTGGGCAACCGGGACACCTCGAATTTTCATCACCTTCTCCTTCTAACATCTTATTCTTCCCTGTGCGATTCGGTGGGAAGGAAAAAGGCAGTCAGGACCAGGCTCTCTCGCCACAGAGCGCCAGGGCACCCTAGCCCACTGCTCCCAAGGGCACACGACATCTGCACACAGGGAGACGAGCCGGCCTGAGGGGAGAAGCCATGTGCTTCAGGCACTGTGACCCGCGGGGCCCCGTGTCAGGGGACAGAAGTGAAGGTAACGAGATACCTAAAGGACCCAGCACCAAGTGACAGCAAACACCCAGCACCCAGGGGCCTCACTTACACCAAGCAGTCTATGTCGCACCAGAAATTTGCCCGAGCGGAAAACAAGCAAACACATCAGTTCCCCAGGCAACCAGACTCGACCACGGAACTAACCTCAAGAGGAGAGAAGTCGTGGTTGACCAGAAACGAGAGGCCTCCCACGGGGACCACCAGGAACTCCACGCGGAAGGTGTCATGGTTGCCATCGTAGGTGGCCTTGAACTTCATGTAGATCAGGTATACTGTGGCGTAGGAGCAGGCAATGTAGATGAGCTAACAGCAAGACAGAACACCACGTGGTTAGTGCCTTACAATTCTTCCAGCTTCTTGGCTCTCTGTATCACCCGTCAATCTAGAGGCATGGTTTTGTTccttaggttttgtttgtttgttttttgtattttttaaaacacggAAAAGTCACTCTTGGGGGGTACACAGTTCTCAAAACCACCACAATTAGGACCCAGAACAGTTCTACTGCCCCAAAACCACCACCATGCTACTCCTTTGTGGTCAAGCCTCTGGTGACCACTGGTCTGTACCTTGTCCTCACGTTCGTCTTTTCTGACACCAGAAAGTCTTGTCTGACTTCTGACACTGAGTGAAGTCACTCAGCACACTGCCTTTTGAGTGCAGCTTATTTGGGCCAGCATAAGACATCTGAGAGTCAAGCAAACTTTTTGCATGGACTAATATTTtgtcctggcactgtggcatagtggctagagccgccgcctgcagtgccggcatcccatatgggtgctggttcaagtcccagctgctccacttctgatccaactctctgctatggcctaggaaagcagtagaagatggcccacatccttgggcccctgcacccatgtgggagacccagaagaagctcctggctcctggctcctgatccccccagctctggccattgcggtcatctggggagtgaaccagcgggtggaagatctctgcctctgcctctctgtaactctgcttttcaaataaataaatctttaaaaaaaacaaaaacaaaaactttgttCTGAGGCAGGCATCTGGCTGGGGGTTACGATGTCAGTTCTGATGCCGGCACAGGTCCCCACACTGCACTGCCTGGGTTCgaaccctggctccagctcctaactccagcgtTCTGctgacacagaccctgggaggcagctctgatggctcaagtggtcgggttcctgccacccacatgggagacctggactgggttcccagcttcagccctggggccattacaggcatgtggggagtgaaggggcaaatgggagctgtctctcaaATTGTAACAAATAGTTACAGGGTCAGGCATTTAGCATAATGGCTAGGTGGCTGCTTGGGTCTGAGTAccagctgttccccttctgacccagcttcctactgagcaccctgggaggcagcagatggtggttcaagtcctgggatccctgcacccgagtgggagacccagactgcgtTCTGGACCCTGGCTGTAGCCCAGCCCACAcacggctgttgcaggcatttggggaatgaagcaggatAAAAGacatctttttgcctttcaaaataaaacggATAGTGTATTAAAATTATGACCACATGTTCCTGACCAGCGGTGCCCCAGTCTGCTTATCTGGTCCCCTGTGCAAGGACAGGCGGGTGGTTTCCAGTCTGGGGGGAT
This sequence is a window from Lepus europaeus isolate LE1 chromosome 21, mLepTim1.pri, whole genome shotgun sequence. Protein-coding genes within it:
- the KDELR2 gene encoding ER lumen protein-retaining receptor 2; translation: MNIFRLTGDLSHLAAIVILLLKIWKTRSCAGISGKSQLLFALVFTTRYLDLFTSFISLYNTSMKLIYIACSYATVYLIYMKFKATYDGNHDTFRVEFLVVPVGGLSFLVNHDFSPLEILWTFSIYLESVAILPQLFMISKTGEAETITTHYLFFLGLYRALYLVNWIWRFYFEGFFDLIAVVAGVVQTILYCDFFYLYITKVLKGKKLSLPA